Proteins found in one Brachyspira murdochii DSM 12563 genomic segment:
- a CDS encoding D-sedoheptulose-7-phosphate isomerase: MIEDLIKRLPKLEGIKKDIENAINETINAYERGNKVLIAGNGGSACDSEHIAGELLKSFLKKRPINEDIRKELLKIEDGEYIADNLESPLRAVALTSHLGLSSAYLNDKEPYLVFAQQLLGFGDKGDIFFAISTSGNAKNIIYAAKLAKAMGIKVVSFTNENGGKLALMADIAIKAPAKETHISQEYHEAIYHEICIRVEEHFFKENR, from the coding sequence ATGATAGAAGATTTAATAAAAAGACTTCCTAAACTAGAAGGTATAAAAAAAGATATAGAGAATGCCATAAATGAAACTATAAATGCTTATGAAAGAGGCAATAAGGTATTAATAGCTGGAAACGGCGGAAGTGCCTGCGATAGTGAGCATATAGCAGGTGAGCTTTTAAAAAGTTTTTTAAAAAAGCGTCCTATAAATGAAGATATAAGAAAAGAACTTCTAAAAATTGAAGACGGAGAATATATTGCTGATAATTTAGAATCTCCATTAAGAGCAGTAGCTTTGACATCTCATTTGGGACTTTCAAGTGCTTATCTTAATGATAAAGAGCCTTATTTGGTATTTGCTCAGCAGTTATTAGGTTTTGGTGATAAAGGGGATATTTTCTTTGCTATAAGCACTTCTGGAAATGCTAAAAATATTATTTATGCTGCTAAACTTGCTAAGGCTATGGGGATAAAGGTTGTATCCTTTACCAATGAAAATGGCGGAAAATTGGCTTTAATGGCTGATATTGCAATTAAGGCTCCTGCCAAAGAAACTCATATATCGCAGGAATATCATGAGGCAATATACCATGAGATTTGTATAAGAGTTGAAGAGCATTTTTTCAAAGAGAATAGATAA
- a CDS encoding ankyrin repeat domain-containing protein — protein MKKLFFIFLIFILIFNAAYTLTDNETSFLKSCEEGKYERVVSLINKKVNVNTVSEDGVTGLMLAAHHGHSAIARLLVNSNADVNIADKVGYTALIMASTGGYTDIVKILLKAGADVNAANTYGETALHISSHKLYADIVQTLIDYKVNINAVNNDGDNALIMVFMSADKSENMIPVARLLCDNGIDVNFRDKKGRTALTYVKENYKKADTLIAFLNEYGALE, from the coding sequence ATGAAAAAATTATTTTTTATATTTTTGATATTTATTCTAATTTTTAATGCAGCTTATACATTAACTGATAATGAAACTAGTTTTCTTAAATCATGTGAAGAAGGTAAATATGAGAGAGTAGTTTCCCTTATCAATAAAAAAGTTAATGTAAATACTGTTTCAGAAGACGGGGTTACAGGTTTAATGCTTGCAGCTCATCATGGTCATAGTGCCATTGCGAGACTTTTAGTTAATTCAAATGCTGATGTTAATATTGCTGACAAGGTAGGATACACTGCTCTAATAATGGCATCCACTGGAGGATATACCGATATAGTAAAAATACTTTTGAAAGCTGGTGCTGATGTTAATGCGGCAAATACATACGGAGAAACAGCTTTGCATATATCCTCTCATAAACTTTATGCAGATATAGTTCAAACTTTGATAGATTATAAAGTGAATATAAATGCTGTAAATAATGACGGAGATAATGCCTTAATAATGGTTTTTATGTCAGCAGATAAAAGTGAGAATATGATTCCTGTAGCAAGACTTTTATGTGATAATGGTATTGATGTTAATTTTAGAGATAAGAAAGGAAGAACAGCTCTTACTTATGTTAAAGAAAATTATAAAAAGGCTGATACATTAATAGCTTTTTTAAATGAATATGGGGCTTTGGAATAA